A single genomic interval of Plantibacter sp. Leaf314 harbors:
- a CDS encoding pentapeptide repeat-containing protein, translated as MAKRTGTTAPRLDPVRLIGLTDGEERDLEAHDAVEGLRFADLDLSHRDLSGITISESSLSGITADQTDFRAASFLDTRLERWDAPILLAPRSRLRDVELDGSRVGSADCYDANWQSVRVSGCKLGFVNLRGAVLQDVLFEGCTIDELDLADATATRVRFVDCTLNSLDVTRAKLADVDLRTLELRRIAGVEHLRGATMTPFQVGELAAMFAEQFGIRVED; from the coding sequence ATGGCGAAACGCACCGGAACGACCGCACCACGACTCGATCCGGTCCGGCTCATCGGGCTGACGGATGGTGAGGAACGCGACCTCGAGGCGCACGACGCCGTCGAGGGGCTGCGATTCGCCGACCTCGACCTGTCGCACCGCGACCTCTCGGGCATCACGATCTCGGAGTCGTCGCTCTCGGGGATCACCGCCGATCAGACGGACTTCCGTGCGGCGTCGTTCCTCGACACCCGACTCGAGCGCTGGGACGCGCCCATCCTGTTGGCTCCGAGGAGTCGGCTGCGCGACGTGGAGCTCGACGGCTCGCGGGTCGGGTCGGCGGACTGCTACGACGCGAACTGGCAGTCCGTGCGCGTCAGCGGGTGCAAGCTCGGCTTCGTCAACCTGCGCGGCGCGGTGCTGCAGGACGTCCTCTTCGAGGGCTGCACCATCGACGAGCTCGACCTCGCGGATGCGACGGCCACCCGGGTCCGGTTCGTCGACTGCACGCTGAACAGCCTCGACGTCACCCGGGCCAAGCTCGCCGACGTCGACCTCCGCACCCTCGAGCTGCGGCGGATCGCCGGGGTCGAGCATCTCCGGGGCGCGACGATGACCCCGTTCCAGGTCGGCGAGCTCGCCGCGATGTTCGCCGAGCAGTTCGGCATCCGAGTCGAGGACTGA